The genome window TATATTTTCTATATGTAATGCGCATTAGTTGATGTATCAACTTTTGCGTAATacgcttttttatttttcaaggcTCAGAGCTCAATTTCTGCGATTggaaaaacacacattttttttgtttttagtcaGTGTTTTATTAGGTAgaatattaaagaaaaaatattgacatttctgcatttttgtcTCCTTTTTTTGTGGTACTATTCCGGGAATacaacattctgaaaatgcgtattgtgcaacatatctgccgcgcaaaatatctcttagcgaaaactacagtaactctttaaaagaatactgtagcgcttgtgtcgggctgcgatattccattttcattagtttcttacagtgtattttttccacttctacaaCTTTAAAGGAGGGCGCATTTAAACGAAATGGTCCCGCCACGCGCCATCCATTGATTTTTCGGGCGCGTGGCGGGACCATTTCGCATAAATGCGCcctcctttaaagtcgtagaagtggaaaacaAATACACTGTCTGCTGGAATAGTCTGCGAAGTTTAAATGTCCCAAATGGGcacttctcctcgaggagtacactagctgcgtaaatcgacacagctTGTATTATAAAGACCCAATGTTTTGTTAATGTTTATTCAGTGATACACCACCATTTCACACGTCATCGGGGtgagtttcaaaacttttttttctctgactTGTTGTTTCTATAACTACATGTCACAAAATAcagtttgtgtgtgtgtgtgtgactCACATATACAATACTTAAACATCTGTATATTCTACCCGCATCTCtcacactctctctctctcccctttttcagtattttctcTTTCGCCGtctccaattttccaacaGTCTCTCGCACCGTTCGCCCGCTCGATTCGATCACCGTTCCACTTTTAGAGGGATGCAACACTGCTACATATTAAgtggcttttttttcaattttcccacgAAATTCCGAAATACATCCCACAAAAGACAGCGTTTTTACCCGAAAAAGTTAATCATCCCTTTAATATTATCCCAGGCgcgaaattttccatttttcgccaaaaaaaattacggagaccggtctcgacacgacattTTTTGTCGTATGCAGAaaggtgtgtgcctttaatgggtactgtaatttcaaactttcgttccttttttttctcacgatttttgaaaattaattgatataatttagtttttaaagagaaacgaagcaacgaaagtttggaattacagtactctttaaaggcgcacaccttttcgcacTTAACAAAATGTTGTCGTGTCGATACCGGGAGCCGTATTTATGAGCCAAAAATGACAGAATTTCGCGAATTTTAAGTgggtttttccaattttcctgtgaaattccaaaaaataaaccaaacCGAAaagcaatttaaaataatCCAACCTCCCCGCCAAATCTTTCTAGTTTTTCGCCTCTTTAAAGGGAAATTTCCTTATCTTTTCCCCATCGCGAGGCAAAAGTTtggaggaaaaaaaagaaacctgCCCGCCCAAGTTTTACAACATTTTCCCGCttatcgaaaatttattaaacttattttgaaattatttctgcCCGATTCCAATTTCCGCACTTTTCCGCCCTTTGTCACCTGATTCCCCTCACCACTTCGTCACAATTGATGCAAAACATTCCTTTTCGTTTACTCGCacaattttccccaattttttgtgCCCCTTCGAGCCATTATTTGCTCATTGCTTTGCCGTTTGTGAGtcatttatgtattttttaaaacggtttcttcattttctccacCTTACACACCCTTAAACcttaatatttataaaattattcatagattcttctcttttcttatcgaatttttcttcttGATTGATATTAAATATTATCAATTGTTATCACAAGTGACCCAACTTTTGCCcctttcaatcaaaaattcgcTCGCGGTCATCGTATTAAAATAGCGAATtgacactgaaatttttattttcagcagaaCTAGTTTTTGGTCGGCATTTTTGCATAGTTATCACGCATAGTTAAACCTCCCTTTTCTACTTTCTTATCGAAATTTcgcctaaaaattttcgaaaaagtaattttcttttttttttcagaatggcgAAGGAGCACGGAGCGATGCGATCGGTTCTGAATCTTATCGGATCTGTGATGCTCCCACAGGACACTTCAAATTGCTCGGATCGGCATGACACACCGTCCGCGCCAGAATTTTTAAGCCGTAAGTcgttaatttttcacatttttaaagatttctgTCTATTAtcatttgtttgaaaatacaaaattttgttcagaaaactGTCTTTGCGCGGtaattttgtacaaaaaaacttttttaaaacattttaacaaGATCTGCAGGTTTGCGGGTTACTGTAACAGCGTTATTTCGGAGTGTTGTTGCgagttgatttttaaaaaaaattttaaacaatttttattttattaaaatttaatgaaaaacaacTGGTTTCGAACATTTTCGCCGAAAcaactcgaatttttattcaattaaacattaatttttctaattttaaaatgaaaaaccttaaatttcacccaatttttccaattttccagatctcCAACCATTTCAAACAGTGCTCCTCTCGATCGCCTCATTCTCAACAACCATTGTACTTTGCCTATCGCTAATTCACTGGTTTTACGTGTACAAGTACGTGTCAATAGAGAAACGACGGAACAAACTCTACTGGCTGATCGCCGTGTTTCCGGTGagggatttttaaatttctgaaaatttcactatttaaattcccaatttttccaggtaGCATGCTCGTGCTCCTTCATTGCTATGTGCGTTCCGAGGACAGCCGTCATTCTGACATGCATCGGTGTCCTGTACTATCTCATGTGCCTGTTCGTCATCGTGTCACTTGCACGTCATCTATTCGGCGGCCGAGAATCGTTTTCCACGTGCCTTCAGTACGACGACAGGCCGATCGACTTCAGATCACCGCCGTTTTGCTGTATTATTCCGAAACTACCGACTGCGAGGTCTACAGAGTGAGTTTTTGcgcgaaaaaatatttaactttatgaaaaaattaaataaaatttcattgaacTTCAGAAAGAACATCCGACGACTGGAATGGTGCGTGCTCCAGGCTCCGATCGTCCGATCCATCATCATCTTCCTAGACGTGGTAGCCGTCGCTGAAATGCGAGAGGACGCTACTCCATACATTAGATACTCGGATATGGCATCACTTTGCTCACTGCTGCTTGCGATCTTCGGAGTACACACATTGGCGAGGGTTACTTCGGTAatattcttgatttttagcacaaaaaataataatttttcttccagaacAAGCTCTCCGCCTACTGCTTCATGTCAATGTTCCGGCTCGTGGA of Caenorhabditis elegans chromosome II contains these proteins:
- the osta-3 gene encoding Organic solute transporter alpha-like protein 3 (Confirmed by transcript evidence), which translates into the protein MAKEHGAMRSVLNLIGSVMLPQDTSNCSDRHDTPSAPEFLSHLQPFQTVLLSIASFSTTIVLCLSLIHWFYVYKYVSIEKRRNKLYWLIAVFPVACSCSFIAMCVPRTAVILTCIGVLYYLMCLFVIVSLARHLFGGRESFSTCLQYDDRPIDFRSPPFCCIIPKLPTARSTEKNIRRLEWCVLQAPIVRSIIIFLDVVAVAEMREDATPYIRYSDMASLCSLLLAIFGVHTLARVTSNKLSAYCFMSMFRLVDISLLFFSAQQPMIFQNVLLRFNLISCGPLLNAQENAYFVCNFIITCEMLLLSVLATWLLAPRHNAMFDAYRPSMALSETTASLNETEQSMILDH
- the osta-3 gene encoding Organic solute transporter alpha-like protein 3 (Confirmed by transcript evidence) translates to MCVPRTAVILTCIGVLYYLMCLFVIVSLARHLFGGRESFSTCLQYDDRPIDFRSPPFCCIIPKLPTARSTEKNIRRLEWCVLQAPIVRSIIIFLDVVAVAEMREDATPYIRYSDMASLCSLLLAIFGVHTLARVTSNKLSAYCFMSMFRLVDISLLFFSAQQPMIFQNVLLRFNLISCGPLLNAQENAYFVCNFIITCEMLLLSVLATWLLAPRHNAMFDAYRPSMALSETTASLNETEQSMILDH